CATGAATAACCGCACCTGCACTTAAAAAAAGTCCAGCTTTAAAAAAGGCATGGGTCAGCAAATGGAACATGGCCCCACTCACATTGCCGGTTCCCATAGCCGCCACCATCAGACCTAATTGTGAAACCGTCGAAAACGCAAGCACTTTCTTAATATCAGTCTGAAAGAGGGCCGAATACCCACCCCATACGGTCGTGATGGTACCGATAAGGGCAACTACGACCAACGCATCGGGCGACAGCAACGGGTGAATCCGGGCAAGCAGGAAAATACCGGCGGCTACCATGGTGGCGGCATGCAGCAAGGCCGATACAGGCGTAGGCCCTTCCATAGCATCGGGAAGCCAGGTCAGTAACGGAAACTGAGCCGATTTTCCCATACAGCCCATAAACAGGCAAAGCCCCAATGCAGTAGGTAAAGTTCCCCCCGCTCCGGCAGTATCCAATACTGAAAAGTCGAGCGTTCTGAAGTAGTAATAAGTCAGAAAAATACCGATCAGAAATCCAGCATCGCCAACGCGGTTCATCAAAAAGGCTTTTTTCGCAGCTTTTGACGCAGCGGGCCGTTCGGCATAAAATCCGATGAGCAGATAGGAGGCAAGCCCCACCAGCTCCCAGAACGCATACATCACCAGCAGGTTTCCGGCCAGTACAATCCCCAGCATTGCCCCGACAAACAGTTGTAGGTATGCGAAATAACGCCGGAGCCGGGGTTCGTCATGGAGATAGGCAACCGAATAAATCTGTACCAGCAGCGCCACAAAATGTACCAAGACAAGCATCAGAGCCGCTAATGAATCAAGCCTGAAGCTGGCCGAAAACAACCTACCCGACAGGTTAGCCCATTCAGCCTGAATCGTAAGTGGCTGATCTGACACATTCAGGGCCAGAACGATAGATAAACCCAATCCTAAACCAGTTACCAGCATAGCTAACAACGCAGCTACCCGTCGGCTTGCTACAGCCAGCGCCAGAAACCCAACAAAAGGAAGGCCTAGTAGAACGGTAGTTAGTAACGATAATGACAAAGGTGTATGGATGGGCATCCGTATTCGGTCAGAATTGGCCGCAAATATCCCTATTATCCGGTGGGGATGCAAATAGCTTTTAGCCCGTTTTCAACCAGCCCGTTATACTCAGCCGTTCGCGGGTAGCCGGAAGCACTTCATGCTCTAACCGTCCACTTTCAAAGCATACCAGTCGTCCGCCCAACGGATTAACCGTAATCTGGTGCTCGGATTGACCCTCGGCTTCCGGCAGATAGATTGCCAGTTGACCACCATCGGTTTCCAGCCAATCGGAATTGAGGTAGCAAATGACGGATAATTTCCGACGCGAATCACTGCGAAACCGATCCAGATGCCGTTTATAGAACGCGCCTGGTGGATATACGGCATAATGGAACTCGTACTCTCGCAAGCCTAAATAACAAGTCTGGTTTACATACGCTACAAACTCGTTGATTCGATGTAAAAAGGCAGTTTCCTCAGGCGTAGCCGACGCTTCATCCAGCCAAAGTATTTCGTCGCCCCGGATCGTATGTTGAACAATTTTCTGCTGATTACCAATACCAGCAGCCCGAAACTGGCCCGCTCCCCTGTGCTCACGCAATCGGCTGGCCAGGGTTGTAACTTCTTCGGGTGTTAGAAAATTATCGGCAATACCATACCCTTCGGATACGATACCATCGATAACTGATTCAAAAACTGTATTCATATGGCAAGACCTTTCCGGTTTCGAACCCTACCTGGTCTGTTACTGTTTCAGTTCGTTAAGCTCATCCAGTTGCGCCGTTCGGAAATGGCGATAGACCTGCAACACAATAGCCAGGGCAACGGCCGATTCGGCCGCAGCGATAACCATCACAAATAAAGCCAGCATCTGTCCCTGTAATCGATCGGGATCATATTGGCTAAAGGCTACCAGATTGATATTGACGGCATTCAACATCAATTCTATACCCATCAGTACCACAATAGCATGACGCTTAAGCAGCACAACTGCGAGCCCTATGCTGAACAAGGCGGCACCGACAATCAGAAACAAATGGCTATCAACGGGCTGCATTTCGAAATGATTTAGCTAATGGCGATGCCAGGTAGGTTGCTCCTACCAGAGCGGCTAACAACAGTATCCCGACGATTTCAAACGGTAATACATATTCGGTCATGAGTTGTCGACCGATGGTATTTACGGTGCTCTGCCACCCAGCCGGCTGATTTAATAAGGCAAAATTTGCCTTTGCCAGCAACGTAAATAGAGCGACAAATAAACTTCCGGCCACTAAGGCACTAATCACCCAACCTGTAGAACGATTCAGGGAAGCAATTCGATTGGGCTGCTGGTTACTCGCGTCTGCAGCAGGATCGGTTTTATTCGTGAGCATTACTCCAAAAATAACCAGTACCAATACCCCCCCAACATAAATCATAAGCTGTGCTATCGCCAGAAAGTCGGCACTTGCCAGTACAAACAAGCCTGCTACGCCCAACAGAGTCAGGAGCAAAAAAAACGCTGCATAAATTACATTACGGGTAAACAGCACCGCCAGCCCTCCCGAGAGACTAAGCGCAGCAAACGTATAAAAAGCAACCTGAATCACTGAATTAGCTGGTTTAATTAGTCGATTCGCCTTCGTCCGATTTGGGTTTAGGCTTCATGGTCGGTCGGAAAGCGGGTTTGGGCTTAGGGGCCTCCTGACTTGTTTCTGTTGGCTCCGATGGTTGATACTCCTCAGCGGCCTCTGGTTTCGCATTCAACTCTATCCGTCCGCTAGTTTCTCCTTCCGGTGTTGGTTTTGGCTTCATCGTTGGCCGAAATCCAGGTTTCGGTTTTGCTGCTTCGGTAGGTTGTGCTGCGGGTTTTGGATCGGGCGCTGTTTTAGCCGGATTGGCGGGCTTCATGGTTGGGCGAAAACCAGCAGGCTTCGGTTTAACAGGCTCCACACGCTCCGACTCATTAGTTTCCGACGCAGGTTTCTCTGGTTCAACCGCCTTAGCAACCGTTGGTTTCATAGTTGGTCGGAAACTGGGAGACTTTGCACCTGGTTTCGGAGTCACCACTTCAGACTTTGCTGGCCCGATGGCATCAGGCTCAAGCGATTTTGTTGGTTCAGCTTTTCCCGGCTTCATGGTTGGCCGGAACGCCGGTTTGACAACAACCGGCTTATCTTCAACCGATTTCTCGCCAGCCGGTTTATCTTCACCAACATCCTCTACAACTGACTTTATTGGCTTTTGCGTAGGTTTGAACACCGGACGTTTGGCCGCTTCCAGCCCTCCCTGGGCAATCTGTTGCATTTCCTCCGGTTTAGCGTCTGTCAATGGGTGTTCAATTGATGACCCTTCTGAGTTAGCTGGTTTATCAGTGGCAGGTGCAGCCGGTTTGGCTGTCGGCCGGAAAACAGGGCGCTTAGGAGTAGTAGGCGCAGCCGTTGATTCTGATGCAGGAGCAATGGTTGGTTTTGCCGTTTTCTGTGCTGCTTTCGCTTCCTCTTTTTCACGTAAGAACTGCTCGTACAAAGAGCGTTTCTCATCGGCCTGTTCAGGCGTTAAGTTCGAGAAGTTATAGGTAAGCTTGCCCAATTCGAACTCACTGTAATCGAACTTTTTGTCCATCGTCAGGCATTCGGTTGGGCAAACCACCGTGCAAAGGCCGCAATAGCAGCACTTAGCCATATCGATGTCGAATTTAGCAGCATACAATCGAATGGGGGAGCCATCCGACGCCCGCCCTACTTCTTCCGTAGCCTTGATAGCATCGATCGTAATACAGTCGACGGGACAGACTTTCGCACATTTATCGCAGACGATGCAATCCTCGATCTCATTCCGAAGTCGATACCGTCCATTATCGGGAATGGGTAACTGCTCGTGTGGATATTGAAGTGTAACCAGCCCATTTTGAAGGTCGAAATAATTATCGCTGGCAATTCCTTCAGGCGTCCGGCGTTTCGTCGCTCGTCGAAGGTGCTTCAGCGTAAGACTCAAGCCTTTCAACGTAGTCCGAATCCCGGTCTGTATATCGTGGAAGTAAGACATTTTTAATGATTGAATGATTGAGTGATTGAATGACTGAATGGATCGTCCCTCTTCAATTATTCAATCATTCAATCATTCAGCTATTCAATCAGTATAGTTTGGGAAATCGGTCGGGCTCGCACTCGCTCATTAGCTCGTAAGCCATCTCGATTACATCGTCAACATTTGGTTTTGAGAAATAGTCCCCATCGGAACCATAGGGCGGGCGATGCGCTTTAGCCGATAAGGTTCGGGGTGGAGAGTCCAGGTATCGGTAAGCATTCTGTCCGTCCACAACCTGCTGCATCATGTAGGCCGAAGCCCCACCGGGAACGTCTTCATCCGCAAAAATCACCCGGTTCGTTTTCTTGATCGATTCCAGAATGAGGTGATGCACATCGAAAGGAAGCAGGGTCTGTACATC
This window of the Spirosoma aerolatum genome carries:
- a CDS encoding NADH-quinone oxidoreductase subunit 5 family protein — its product is MPIHTPLSLSLLTTVLLGLPFVGFLALAVASRRVAALLAMLVTGLGLGLSIVLALNVSDQPLTIQAEWANLSGRLFSASFRLDSLAALMLVLVHFVALLVQIYSVAYLHDEPRLRRYFAYLQLFVGAMLGIVLAGNLLVMYAFWELVGLASYLLIGFYAERPAASKAAKKAFLMNRVGDAGFLIGIFLTYYYFRTLDFSVLDTAGAGGTLPTALGLCLFMGCMGKSAQFPLLTWLPDAMEGPTPVSALLHAATMVAAGIFLLARIHPLLSPDALVVVALIGTITTVWGGYSALFQTDIKKVLAFSTVSQLGLMVAAMGTGNVSGAMFHLLTHAFFKAGLFLSAGAVIHAVHTQDMRHMGGLRQTLPITFWSYTLCAAALAGVPFLSGFLSKEAILGGAFDWANQQTSGLASMIPIILLLSSGLTMLYMARQWRLVFFGNYRNKHSSLDQTHEPAWLMRGPIVVLAILSLGVWFSVNPLSVHGSWFFKIISATSRSHFWWLAPVSVGLVAMGGWAGFRMSTPRADTLAVRLSLEYGFLDRLFQYLVITPTHKLANLLNRTDRRLVDGTVNNLGVAMVVLAYITRAIDRLVIDGIVNGIAWAASLSGQLTRSIQNGRVQSYITVAVVGLVLVLWWMFY
- a CDS encoding 2OG-Fe(II) oxygenase; the protein is MNTVFESVIDGIVSEGYGIADNFLTPEEVTTLASRLREHRGAGQFRAAGIGNQQKIVQHTIRGDEILWLDEASATPEETAFLHRINEFVAYVNQTCYLGLREYEFHYAVYPPGAFYKRHLDRFRSDSRRKLSVICYLNSDWLETDGGQLAIYLPEAEGQSEHQITVNPLGGRLVCFESGRLEHEVLPATRERLSITGWLKTG
- the nuoK gene encoding NADH-quinone oxidoreductase subunit NuoK; this translates as MQPVDSHLFLIVGAALFSIGLAVVLLKRHAIVVLMGIELMLNAVNINLVAFSQYDPDRLQGQMLALFVMVIAAAESAVALAIVLQVYRHFRTAQLDELNELKQ
- a CDS encoding NADH-quinone oxidoreductase subunit J family protein, with product MIQVAFYTFAALSLSGGLAVLFTRNVIYAAFFLLLTLLGVAGLFVLASADFLAIAQLMIYVGGVLVLVIFGVMLTNKTDPAADASNQQPNRIASLNRSTGWVISALVAGSLFVALFTLLAKANFALLNQPAGWQSTVNTIGRQLMTEYVLPFEIVGILLLAALVGATYLASPLAKSFRNAAR
- a CDS encoding 4Fe-4S dicluster domain-containing protein produces the protein MSYFHDIQTGIRTTLKGLSLTLKHLRRATKRRTPEGIASDNYFDLQNGLVTLQYPHEQLPIPDNGRYRLRNEIEDCIVCDKCAKVCPVDCITIDAIKATEEVGRASDGSPIRLYAAKFDIDMAKCCYCGLCTVVCPTECLTMDKKFDYSEFELGKLTYNFSNLTPEQADEKRSLYEQFLREKEEAKAAQKTAKPTIAPASESTAAPTTPKRPVFRPTAKPAAPATDKPANSEGSSIEHPLTDAKPEEMQQIAQGGLEAAKRPVFKPTQKPIKSVVEDVGEDKPAGEKSVEDKPVVVKPAFRPTMKPGKAEPTKSLEPDAIGPAKSEVVTPKPGAKSPSFRPTMKPTVAKAVEPEKPASETNESERVEPVKPKPAGFRPTMKPANPAKTAPDPKPAAQPTEAAKPKPGFRPTMKPKPTPEGETSGRIELNAKPEAAEEYQPSEPTETSQEAPKPKPAFRPTMKPKPKSDEGESTN